The genomic DNA CACACTAATCTGGACTTGATCGCCTGGAGCGATGGAAGAGCGGCCAGGATTTTTAATTTGAGATACATAATTGACATAAAAGGCAGGAAAATAAAGGTTAGTGCCGAAATGAAATGATAATATTTAACTAGGGTGTATAAGAATGGTAACGATTTGTAGTATTACAAATCGGCTAAGAGTCACTTTTTCATGCGTTACGAACTTCATTTGTTGGAAGGAGGAACCGATCTTAGATATATTCAAGCATATTAGGCCATGCGTCGTTAAAGACGACAGAAAAATATAAACATGTGAGTCGGAGGAAACTGACTGATATAAATTATGAACCTTATTAGGTTATTATATTTAACATGGAATTTATATGTAATAGTCGTCTATTAAACGTTATCGGCAATGCGCTTCAGGGCGCGGAAAGTCGATTCATGATGTCGAATAGGTAATCATGAAGATAACGCGATCTGCAATTTGCCGAGAAAGATAAAGGTTGAACAAAGCAGGATAATTTATTTAGAGAAGGGTTAAAGTAGAAAAGAGGCTCTAATAAAATGAAGAAAGCGATAATCATCGACGTCCTTTGTAAACTTCTGCTGATGGTGTCAATTCCTGCACAGGGCTGTGTAGGTAGTAGGCCTCTTGGAATGGGTGGTGCTTTTATCAGCTTAGCTGATAGTGTGGAAGCTGTTTATTGGAATCCAGCTGGGCTAACTCAGATAGACGGCGAATACATTCATTTTACCTTAACCGTTAACGAGAAAGATCAAATGGGGTATAGGTCTTTCTTTGCTTTCAATAAAAATTTCAATAACATCTCAGCAGGGTTTTCATATATTACAAGGCTTAGAAGTTGGAATGTGCTTGAAGAATGGTATGTAGTATCGTTAGCAAGAAAAATAAATCGAAAGACTTCAGTTGGCATAAACGGACGATATGAGGTACATAGCAACGGCTTTACTGATGAACAGATTGACCTGTGTGGTTTATATAATTTAACAGATCAGCTGAGAATAGGGTTTTTATATCAAAGTATAAACAATTTCCGGCCAAGTATTTCATATCGCATAAACAACAACACTGTTATATGCATGGATATTTATAACGCTTTGCATAATAGAGCGATTCTGTCTGGGGAACATAGAATAATGTGGGGAATCGAATCATTAATACATGATGTGGGGATTAGACTAGGCATGTATGCGGGTGACTGGACTTTTGGGGTAGGGTATAAAAGTATAGATATGACGGTTATGAACCGAAATAATTTAATCATCTTGTTGGGATTTACAATTTAATTTTTCACCTTAATTTTATACGTCATATTCTTGAACTATCAAATAGAAAAGGGAAGTACAGTCGAACATCAGATACAACGGGCCGCCTCCTTGGTGGCAAATGCCGAGCACCGATACTCTCCACCAAAAAAGGTCCGGAAAATTATGCTTTCCGGACCTTTTCCCATTACCGCATGCCAAACCTTTATTTTTTCGCAATCAGAACCCGGCCGTAATATGGCGGCACCGTCAGGGTCAAGACCCCGTTCCGCGCCGTCAGCTCTTCCCCGTTTAGCGCATCAACAAATGTGGCCGGCAGCTTCAACTCTTGCAGGTCAAGCTTAACCTGCTGCGCAGTGGGGGCGTTGCTGACCGCAACCACAGCAACCTGGTCTTGATCCTCCCGCCAGAAAACGATCACATGGTTGTCGACATAGATGGGCTCCACGCTGCCTCGACGCAAGACTGCATACTTATTCCGCAGCGCAACCAAACGCTTGACTTCGGCCAGAAGTTCTTCGTCGGGATTACCGCCATCTTCCTTCCACGGGTAGGTGCCACGGTTGAACGGATCCTCACCGCCGGTGACCCCCACTTCGTCCCCATAATAGATGGCCGGGGCGCCGGGGTAGGTCATCTGGAAGAAGACGGTTAGTTTTAGTTTCCGCTTCGCCAATTCGATGACGTCCGGGCTCTCTCCTTCGTCCTTATAGCCATACTCAAAGAGGGCCCGCGGTACATCATGGCTGGAGATCAGGTTCATCAGCGCGTAATAGGCCTGCGGTGGATAGTGTTCGCGGGTCATCTCCAGGACATTAAGGGTCTCCTGGGCCCGTTGGCCGTTAGCGTAATCGAGCATGGCCTGGCGGAAGATATAGTTCATGGTCGAATCAAACATATCACCCAGGAAGTATTTGGAGGCGTCAAACCAGGTTTCAGCGATCGTAATGGCATCCGGGTTGGTCGCTTTAACCTCACGCCGCCATTCCCGCCAGAACTCATCGGTAACCCACGGGGTCACGTCCATCCGCCACCCGCCAATCCCTTTCTTCAGCCAATATTTGGTCACCGAGTCCTCATCGCGGTAGGCGAAGTTTTTGTAACTGTCGCTCTCCTTTAGATTGGCCAAGGTGGGGTTGGCCCATTGCTGATATGCTTGGTCCGGATTGGTCGCGCCCTCGACAAACTCATACCAGTCATAGTAGGGCGAGTTCTTGTTGATCTTTTCCTTCTCAAAAGCGCCGTCGGTGCTGTATTTGCCGTAACGGTCCATGTAAATGGAGTCGGAACCGGAATGGTTAAGCGAAGTATCAAGGATGATCCGGATCCCGCGCGCCTTCGCCTCCGCTACTAGTGCGGCAAACTCTTCTTCGGTCCCGAAATTATCATCGATCCGGTGGTAATCGGCGGTATCGTACTTGTGATTGCTGGGCGCTTCAAAGATCGGATTTAAGTAGATTGTGTTGATGCCGAGGTCTTTGAGGTAATCCAGCTTTTGCCGGATCCCGGCCAGGTCACCACCGAAGAAATCATTGCACCATTCGTCATCGTCGGTGGTGTTCCCGTCGGCATTCCCCGGAACCCACGGTTTATCCAGCCAATTTTTGTGGAACTCAATATCTCTGTTGCCGTAGAATTTGGTGACCCCCGGGACGGGATCATTAGCCTTATCCCCGTTTTTGAACCGTTCGGGGAAGATATAGTAGATCACCGCATCCTTGGCCCAGTCGGGCGTCTGGTACTCTGGGTCATAGACCGTCTGTTTAAACCAGATGATCCGGTCATCACCCGCCACAT from Capillibacterium thermochitinicola includes the following:
- a CDS encoding PorV/PorQ family protein, producing MKKAIIIDVLCKLLLMVSIPAQGCVGSRPLGMGGAFISLADSVEAVYWNPAGLTQIDGEYIHFTLTVNEKDQMGYRSFFAFNKNFNNISAGFSYITRLRSWNVLEEWYVVSLARKINRKTSVGINGRYEVHSNGFTDEQIDLCGLYNLTDQLRIGFLYQSINNFRPSISYRINNNTVICMDIYNALHNRAILSGEHRIMWGIESLIHDVGIRLGMYAGDWTFGVGYKSIDMTVMNRNNLIILLGFTI
- a CDS encoding alpha-amylase family glycosyl hydrolase produces the protein MKRRVVVILCVLLMLAMESLVAADIDNLLVVLPGTIQGALGGADWAPGDRITQMQPKGNGVYEFIAVLPKGYWEYKVAINGSWSENYGLNGVPHGPNIPLVVPEDNYQVRFVFDYKTKEILDSINSGIKPYPTPQQIRIIGLNIKDNLMKPVGDDLYELKVRVPRGLHSYRVQYDGSDQMIYGYRGQRQGEGIPLVLTQAQEVTFYHDLATNTTWDSVNYIPVEAERIPTIKGEGFADVAMEDNDKDNIYRGQVRLPAGKRKYTFNIYMGAELVGTKTIHFNEVAGNYPVTLTYDLRTKELSCDYIETLAGLDGKVVAASLYYNSRDHQYKTPFGAVPQGTEVTFTLSAKANDLERARIVIAKEKIHGNREKIEYLEQVKYPMQKVGLSTDKSRELWQVTVRFTDMSVYGYYFEAVDGKETVVYANNTQPINIVNNRILGTGGVGSAYVAGDDRIIWFKQTVYDPEYQTPDWAKDAVIYYIFPERFKNGDKANDPVPGVTKFYGNRDIEFHKNWLDKPWVPGNADGNTTDDDEWCNDFFGGDLAGIRQKLDYLKDLGINTIYLNPIFEAPSNHKYDTADYHRIDDNFGTEEEFAALVAEAKARGIRIILDTSLNHSGSDSIYMDRYGKYSTDGAFEKEKINKNSPYYDWYEFVEGATNPDQAYQQWANPTLANLKESDSYKNFAYRDEDSVTKYWLKKGIGGWRMDVTPWVTDEFWREWRREVKATNPDAITIAETWFDASKYFLGDMFDSTMNYIFRQAMLDYANGQRAQETLNVLEMTREHYPPQAYYALMNLISSHDVPRALFEYGYKDEGESPDVIELAKRKLKLTVFFQMTYPGAPAIYYGDEVGVTGGEDPFNRGTYPWKEDGGNPDEELLAEVKRLVALRNKYAVLRRGSVEPIYVDNHVIVFWREDQDQVAVVAVSNAPTAQQVKLDLQELKLPATFVDALNGEELTARNGVLTLTVPPYYGRVLIAKK